A genomic window from Solanum stenotomum isolate F172 chromosome 10, ASM1918654v1, whole genome shotgun sequence includes:
- the LOC125843238 gene encoding transcription factor bHLH14-like produces the protein MQDFISSSSTSLLNTLQKRLHYIIHNRQEWWVYAIFWQASKDTNGHLIFSWGDGHFRDTNDLALAKVHIANTDSNVSDMEMFYAVSAPNCFVSEDDLIVHAYNSGSYVWLNNYYELQLYNYDRAKEAHLHGIRTLVCISTPHGVVELGSSQVIPENLELVQLIKSLFGLISNNNNNNNSPSQGVSSFNFVPLGDHILQREMNTKEIIMGNKSSDSGNSDYDNESSAINKDANSPKKRGRKSSSTERATAKNHVEAERQRREKLNHRFYALRSVVPNVSKMDKASLLADAVTYINELKAKVEEFKAKVEELESSKIIQKRNYSVTEIYGAQSASSAVVDRTNNIINSSFTAYGMEVEVKIIGVEAMIRVCSPNVNYPCARLMNVLRELEFQIHHASVSSVKEMMQQDVVIRVPHNVTNEEAIKSVILTKLSLAYI, from the coding sequence ATGCAAGACTTTATctcatcttcttcaacttcacTACTTAATACACTTCAAAAACGCCTTCATTATATAATCCACAATCGTCAAGAATGGTGGGTTTATGCCATCTTTTGGCAAGCGTCGAAAGACACAAATGGCCATCTTATTTTCTCGTGGGGGGACGGCCATTTCCGCGACACTAACGATTTAGCGCTGGCCAAAGTCCATATCGCTAACACAGACAGTAACGTTAGCGATATGGAGATGTTTTATGCGGTGTCAGCGCCAAATTGTTTTGTGTCCGAGGACGACCTCATCGTCCACGCTTATAATTCTGGCTCCTATGTTTGGCTGAATAATTATTACGAATTACAACTTTATAACTACGATAGAGCTAAAGAAGCTCACTTGCACGGAATTCGGACTCTGGTTTGTATTTCTACTCCTCATGGTGTTGTTGAATTGGGTTCCTCTCAAGTTATCCCAGAAAATTTGGAATTAGTCCAATTAATAAAGTCTTTATTTGGATTAATaagcaataataataataataataatagtccCTCACAAGGTgtttcaagttttaattttgttCCTTTAGGAGATCATATTCTTCAGAGAGAAATGAATACGAAGGAAATAATTATGGGTAACAAATCGTCCGATTCAGGAAATTCGGACTATGATAATGAGTCCTCGGCTATCAACAAGGATGCTAATTCACCTAAAAAACGAGGAAGAAAATCCAGTTCGACAGAGCGAGCAACCGCGAAAAATCACGTTGAAGCAGAGAGACAGAGACGGGAAAAGCTGAATCATCGGTTCTATGCTCTAAGGAGCGTTGTCCCTAACGTGTCTAAAATGGACAAAGCTTCTTTGTTAGCTGATGCGGTTACTTATATTAATGAACTCAAAGCCAAAGTGGAAGAATTCAAGGCTAAAGTTGAAGAATTAGAGTCCAGTAAAATTATTCAGAAGAGAAATTATTCCGTTACGGAGATTTATGGCGCTCAAAGCGCATCTTCTGCAGTAGTTGATCGTAcgaataatataattaattcatcGTTCACAGCGTATGGAATGGAAGTGGAGGTGAAGATTATTGGAGTAGAAGCTATGATTCGGGTTTGTTCACCCAATGTGAACTATCCATGTGCCAGATTGATGAACGTGTTGCGAGAGTTGGAGTTTCAAATTCACCATGCAAGTGTTTCAAGTGTCAAGGAGATGATGCAACAAGATGTTGTCATTAGGGTTCCTCATAATGTCACTAATGAAGAAGCCATCAAATCTGTTATCCTCACAAAGTTAAGTCTTGCTTACATTTGA
- the LOC125842648 gene encoding probable lysophospholipase BODYGUARD 3 produces MMAAIKENARSSLIVAGRVMNEAISFLVFIILDILDFILCYTYKVIDFIIEAEWKPCYCSSIKEVITSSGSILVSERGESKIVCLTSSSKLHLEEISDTLYTRPSLMAEVSKLTVNELKRRKFDNAGVIQQSCERLKNGSVRSTFTVNSTIVEMLQGKMGGQKSHDVTPRWSDCDCNTCNSWSSSCKDSLFVRVDGAKANFEEDVIFIHGFISSSAFWTETLFPNFSKAAKSKYRLFAVDLLGFGRSPKPSDSLYTIREHLEMIEKSVLEAHKVKSFHIVAHSLGCILALALAVKYPGSVKSLTLIAPPYFPTPKGEQATQHMMRRIAPRRVWPPIAFGASIACWYEHISRSVCLVICKNHRLWDFLTKLVTRNRIKTYLIEGFCCHTHNAAWHTLHNIICGTAGKIEGYLDMVRNKLKCEVTVFHGEDDELIPVECSYNVQSRIPRAHVKVVQKEDHITIVVGRQKSFARELEQIWNNST; encoded by the exons ATGATGGCAGCgattaaagaaaatgcaagaTCAAGCCTCATAGTAGCAGGCAGAGTAATGAACGAAGCCATTAGCTTCCTAGTTTTCATTATCCTCGACATTCTTGATTTTATCCTCTGTTATACTTACAAAGTAATCGATTTCATAATCGAAGCAGAGTGGAAACCCTGTTATTGCTCTTCCATTAAAGAAGTCATAACAAGCAGCGGCTCAATCTTGGTCTCCGAACGAGGAGAGTCCAAGATAGTGTGTCTGACTTCTTCGAGCAAACTACATCTCGAAGAAATTTCAGACACACTTTACACTCGGCCATCATTGATGGCGGAGGTGTCAAAATTGACAGTGAATGAGCTGAAACGCCGGAAATTTGACAATGCGGGTGTGATACAACAGTCATGTGAGAGGTTGAAAAATGGAAGTGTCCGTTCAACTTTTACTGTTAATTCCACCATAGTGGAAATGCTCCAAGGCAAAATGGGTGGCCAGAAATCTCATGATGTTACTCCTAGGTGGTCGGATTGTGATTGCAACACTTGTAATTCTTGGTCCTCTTCTTGCAAAGATTCACTTTTTGTCCGAGTTGATGGTGCCAAAG CAAACTTTGAAGAAGATGTAATCTTCATTCATGGGTTCATTTCATCATCAGCATTTTGGACAGAGACATTATTTCCAAACTTTTCAAAGGCAGCAAAATCAAAGTATCGTTTGTTTGCAGTGGATTTGTTAGGATTTGGAAGGAGTCCAAAGCCAAGTGATTCACTTTACACAATAAGAGAACATCTAGAGATGATTGAGAAATCAGTTTTAGAGGCACACAAAGTGAAATCTTTCCACATTGTGGCACATTCTTTAGGTTGTATTTTGGCTCTAGCACTAGCAGTAAAATATCCTGGATCAGTGAAATCCCTCACTTTAATTGCACCG CCATATTTTCCAACACCAAAGGGTGAACAAGCGACGCAACATATGATGAGAAGAATAGCACCAAGGCGGGTGTGGCCACCAATAGCGTTTGGGGCGTCCATAGCATGTTGGTATGAACACATAAGCAGAAGTGTTTGCCTAGTCATATGCAAGAACCATCGTTTGTGGGACTTTCTCACCAAACTTGTTACCAGAAACAG GATTAAGACATACTTAATAGAGGGATTTTGCTGCCATACACACAACGCAGCATGGCATACACTACACAACATCATATGTGGTACTGCTGGAAAAATAGAAGGATACTTAGACATGGTGAGAAACAAGCTAAAATGTGAAGTCACGGTGTTCCACGGTGAAGATGACGAACTTATTCCGGTCGAATGCAGCTATAATGTACAGTCAAGAATTCCTCGTGCACACGTTAAGGTTGTCCAGAAAGAAGATCACATCACCATTGTTGTTGGAAGACAGAAATCATTCGCAAGGGAACTTGAGCAAATTTGGAATAattcaacttaa